The Grimontia kaedaensis genome has a window encoding:
- a CDS encoding DNA repair ATPase, whose protein sequence is MSESTQKAVSEGGAYEVLKSRLSQQGNQLKSLSQSFNQTRQTVFGGQELKLVGKANVQTDAKCIPIDMAQVNQQLLFGYHVQVGMKASPSLDDVFGLYQLHENDGTFRVEPLPIESSFLGDQRFVHEFTELFTYYRDARLSQISRQESVLYIAFQIGSRPEDRKVFRFQLKADAVEYMDSYGHESLESTVQHDFDWVATNRDDHVLGEHPHVSIRDKLFVECVGGDLTIKVEDNTSEGKGIYREEVEDAHQSVADAQIDYAFIGDLIALRVKPNREKHSRYFLYNPLNQSVTRADALGVSAKALPEDHGVLYANGYVLANGERKQFDFPSGHLKFFQKIMSPNGEDILYFFFNPVDGYYVAYTYNLIEKKFEAPMESHGYSLYPDGRFLVFQLSENAEASTIHPLRIWDTPFSTPEHYASVNAQSDVSSPLFNLGNAELVRALSSVLSICQLAQTEEVTQAAYEMLLKQCQSTLDHYTWLGHEYALGIGSAINELMGTADKIIDEFAKVQQLQQHAAQSIEAQQTIVSDLIGKIKLAPKEQANTLLSLLAEVKGQVGAVMALRQQHYIDEARVDELQTQLQEQRESLNLQLLNLLQEEKAYVPFKKQIQSIEEQLETVDKTAEIQKLQGQVDTLRNELQLVTEEVTDIETDDPTQATRILDLTTEVSSMLNTVSAKLRSKSQGLQSEEAQAEFSAQFKLLSQSVSSAMEQATTPDECDNQLAKLVGQLDKLESRFADFDQFLAEIYAKRDEIQSTLDNHKQQLISAQQRRVQNLLQAANVTMASIEKRVERFDDVAGLNSYFATDAMVLKLHQLSQTIRDLGDSVKADSVDSKLKSLQDQSLRSLRDNQDIFEQGGKVLRLGKHRFSVNQQALDLSLVEHHGELSTHISGTDFYQAVEDEKFLELQSFSRLDVTSESDDVYRAEYLAYLILHGAENNQDGLNLEDLYAAQKSNALNERVQKFAAPRYKEGYVKGIHDNDATCILDRVLPIYQQAGLLRFSQSARSAAIRWVLAQDANTLSAFRQQANNAQLLREHLNSGGAYQQLQKQLATELATEQSDEAADFLVNLLGESDLSVDVSQDALSLYEDYLQFRRSLGWQAGGADIESAYSDHLQWLTAYTHKKGYGQAFVVEAATIAVLKAYSEFNICSVDFSLVADVEGILGEHDRIEKGQLRIVLDDFIQRNEHHRCKVVPQFEAYLSQRTLLLNSAKEDFRLSEFKPRPLTSFVRNKLISESYLPLIGDNFAKQMGTLGDKKRTDLMGMLLLISPPGYGKTTLIEYVAHKLGLVFMKINGPSIGHQATSLDPADAPDQNAAREIEKINLAFEMGNNVLLYLDDIQHTHPEFLQKFISLCDGTRRIEGTWKGKTKTYDMRGKKFAVVMAGNPYTESGESFRIPDMLANRADIYNLGDMLSDQKQAFELSFIENSLTSNSVLAPLATRDLNDLYRFVRMADGESIALSEMSHAYSATESNEIISTLQKLMAAQQTVLKVNQQYIKSAATADQYRVEPPFKLQGSYRNMNKLAEKISSVMTDDELYTMLQDHYQGEAQTLAAGTEENLLKLAELRGDMTPEQKARWQEITDGYQRQQMMGDSEDRAGQVVQQLAMLNQHVARFGSDSQGGE, encoded by the coding sequence ATGTCAGAGTCGACTCAAAAAGCTGTGAGTGAAGGTGGTGCATATGAAGTTCTCAAATCCCGCCTGTCCCAACAGGGCAACCAGCTAAAATCTCTTTCTCAGTCATTCAATCAAACTCGCCAGACCGTATTTGGTGGTCAGGAACTCAAGCTCGTCGGCAAAGCCAATGTGCAGACCGATGCGAAATGTATTCCCATCGACATGGCGCAAGTTAACCAACAGCTATTGTTTGGTTACCACGTACAGGTTGGTATGAAGGCATCGCCATCACTGGACGATGTGTTTGGCCTTTATCAGCTGCACGAAAATGACGGTACGTTCCGTGTAGAGCCTCTACCCATTGAAAGCAGCTTTCTCGGTGATCAGCGTTTTGTTCATGAATTTACTGAACTGTTTACGTACTACCGTGATGCGCGTCTTTCCCAAATCTCCCGTCAGGAAAGTGTCCTATATATTGCTTTCCAGATTGGTAGTCGTCCTGAAGATCGTAAAGTGTTCCGCTTCCAGCTCAAAGCAGATGCTGTAGAGTACATGGATTCCTATGGGCATGAATCGCTGGAAAGCACGGTTCAACACGACTTTGATTGGGTTGCAACAAACCGTGATGACCACGTGCTGGGAGAACACCCGCATGTGTCTATTCGCGACAAGCTGTTTGTGGAGTGTGTGGGTGGTGACCTGACCATTAAGGTTGAGGACAATACATCCGAAGGCAAGGGAATTTACCGCGAAGAAGTTGAAGATGCGCACCAAAGTGTGGCAGATGCGCAAATCGATTATGCCTTTATCGGCGATTTAATCGCCCTTCGCGTTAAGCCTAACCGTGAAAAACACAGTCGCTATTTTCTCTACAATCCGCTTAACCAGTCGGTCACCCGTGCTGATGCATTGGGCGTCAGTGCTAAAGCGTTGCCGGAAGATCACGGCGTGCTTTATGCCAACGGTTATGTTCTGGCTAACGGCGAGCGCAAACAGTTTGATTTTCCTTCAGGTCATTTGAAATTCTTCCAGAAAATCATGTCACCCAATGGTGAAGATATTCTGTATTTCTTTTTCAATCCGGTTGATGGCTATTACGTCGCGTATACCTACAACCTGATAGAAAAGAAATTTGAAGCACCCATGGAAAGTCATGGTTATAGCCTGTACCCAGATGGTCGCTTTCTTGTGTTTCAGCTTTCTGAAAACGCAGAAGCGTCAACGATCCACCCCTTACGGATCTGGGATACGCCGTTCTCAACACCAGAGCACTACGCAAGTGTGAATGCGCAGTCAGATGTAAGCAGTCCGCTGTTCAATCTGGGGAATGCAGAACTGGTTCGGGCGCTTTCTTCTGTGCTTTCGATTTGTCAGTTAGCCCAGACAGAAGAAGTCACACAAGCAGCTTATGAAATGCTGTTGAAGCAATGTCAGTCAACGCTGGATCATTACACCTGGTTGGGCCATGAATATGCGTTGGGTATTGGCTCTGCCATCAATGAGTTGATGGGCACCGCAGACAAAATCATTGATGAATTTGCCAAGGTGCAGCAACTTCAGCAGCACGCCGCGCAAAGCATTGAAGCGCAGCAGACTATTGTCTCTGACCTTATTGGTAAAATTAAACTGGCTCCAAAGGAGCAGGCGAATACCTTGCTCAGCCTCTTGGCGGAAGTGAAAGGCCAGGTTGGTGCAGTGATGGCTCTTCGCCAGCAACACTACATTGATGAAGCTCGAGTCGATGAGTTGCAAACACAATTACAGGAGCAGCGTGAAAGCCTAAACCTGCAACTGCTCAACCTTCTTCAGGAAGAAAAGGCGTACGTTCCGTTTAAGAAGCAAATTCAGAGTATCGAGGAGCAACTGGAAACGGTAGATAAAACGGCTGAAATCCAGAAGCTGCAAGGGCAGGTCGACACGCTTCGCAACGAACTGCAACTGGTGACGGAAGAAGTTACCGACATTGAAACGGACGATCCCACCCAAGCCACGCGCATTCTGGACCTGACGACAGAAGTATCGTCGATGCTGAATACGGTATCGGCCAAACTACGTTCTAAATCTCAAGGGTTGCAAAGTGAAGAAGCGCAGGCGGAATTCAGCGCCCAGTTTAAGCTGCTGAGCCAATCCGTCAGCAGCGCGATGGAGCAGGCAACAACTCCTGATGAGTGCGACAACCAACTCGCCAAGCTGGTGGGACAGTTAGATAAACTCGAGTCCCGTTTCGCGGATTTTGACCAGTTCCTTGCCGAAATATATGCCAAACGTGATGAAATCCAGTCAACGCTCGATAACCACAAACAGCAGCTGATTTCTGCACAACAGCGCCGCGTACAGAATTTGCTGCAGGCGGCGAATGTCACTATGGCGAGTATTGAAAAGCGGGTAGAGCGTTTTGATGATGTGGCAGGACTGAACAGCTACTTCGCAACCGATGCTATGGTACTCAAGCTTCACCAGCTCTCCCAAACTATTCGAGACTTGGGCGACAGTGTTAAAGCGGATAGCGTCGATTCCAAGCTCAAATCACTGCAAGACCAATCCCTTCGTTCTCTTCGCGATAATCAGGATATCTTTGAGCAAGGTGGCAAGGTTCTACGACTGGGTAAACACAGGTTCAGCGTGAACCAACAGGCATTGGATCTCAGCCTCGTAGAGCATCATGGGGAGCTTTCGACCCATATTTCTGGGACGGATTTCTATCAAGCGGTTGAAGATGAAAAGTTTCTTGAGCTGCAATCCTTTTCCCGTTTGGATGTGACATCGGAAAGTGATGACGTCTACCGCGCGGAATATCTGGCGTACCTCATTTTGCATGGCGCAGAGAATAATCAAGATGGATTGAATCTCGAAGATCTGTATGCCGCTCAGAAAAGCAACGCCCTGAACGAACGCGTTCAGAAATTCGCCGCACCTCGCTACAAAGAGGGGTATGTGAAAGGCATCCATGACAACGATGCCACGTGTATTCTGGATAGGGTTCTACCTATCTATCAGCAAGCGGGATTATTACGTTTTAGCCAAAGCGCGCGCTCTGCTGCGATTCGATGGGTGCTGGCGCAAGATGCTAATACTTTGAGTGCTTTTCGCCAGCAAGCCAATAATGCGCAACTGCTGAGAGAGCACCTGAATTCAGGCGGTGCTTACCAGCAACTCCAAAAACAGCTGGCGACTGAGCTCGCAACTGAACAAAGTGATGAAGCCGCAGATTTCTTGGTTAACCTGCTCGGCGAGTCTGATTTAAGTGTTGATGTCAGTCAGGACGCATTGAGTCTGTATGAGGATTATCTTCAATTCCGCCGCAGTCTGGGTTGGCAAGCCGGAGGTGCTGATATTGAGTCAGCATACTCTGACCACCTCCAGTGGCTTACCGCATACACTCATAAAAAGGGCTACGGGCAAGCTTTTGTGGTTGAAGCTGCAACCATTGCCGTTCTGAAAGCCTATTCAGAGTTCAATATCTGCAGTGTCGATTTCTCATTGGTTGCTGATGTGGAAGGAATACTGGGTGAACATGACCGTATCGAGAAAGGGCAGCTGCGTATCGTGCTGGACGACTTTATCCAGCGTAACGAGCACCACCGATGCAAAGTCGTGCCGCAGTTTGAAGCCTATCTCAGCCAACGTACCTTACTGTTGAACTCGGCTAAAGAAGATTTCCGTTTGAGCGAGTTCAAACCTCGCCCTCTGACGTCATTTGTTCGAAACAAATTGATAAGTGAGAGTTACCTGCCCCTTATTGGCGATAACTTTGCCAAACAGATGGGCACACTGGGCGACAAGAAACGCACTGACTTGATGGGGATGCTGTTACTTATTTCCCCACCAGGTTACGGTAAAACGACTTTGATCGAATACGTGGCGCACAAACTTGGGCTCGTATTCATGAAAATCAATGGTCCATCTATCGGCCATCAGGCAACATCATTAGACCCAGCAGATGCCCCCGATCAGAATGCTGCCCGCGAAATAGAGAAGATAAACCTTGCCTTTGAAATGGGCAATAACGTGCTTCTCTACCTCGATGATATTCAGCACACTCATCCTGAATTCCTCCAGAAGTTTATCTCGTTGTGTGATGGTACACGCCGAATTGAAGGAACGTGGAAAGGCAAAACCAAGACCTATGATATGCGCGGTAAGAAATTTGCCGTGGTGATGGCGGGCAACCCTTACACAGAAAGCGGTGAATCGTTCCGTATACCCGATATGCTAGCTAACCGTGCAGACATTTATAACCTTGGCGACATGCTGTCTGATCAGAAGCAAGCCTTTGAGTTGAGTTTCATTGAAAACTCACTCACGTCGAACTCTGTGCTTGCACCGCTGGCAACCCGTGACCTGAACGACTTATATCGCTTCGTGCGAATGGCAGACGGTGAAAGTATTGCACTCAGTGAGATGAGCCACGCGTATTCTGCGACGGAATCGAACGAAATTATCTCAACTCTTCAGAAGTTAATGGCCGCTCAGCAAACCGTGCTGAAGGTTAACCAACAGTACATCAAGTCTGCTGCTACGGCTGATCAGTACCGCGTTGAGCCGCCATTCAAGCTGCAAGGATCTTACCGGAACATGAACAAACTGGCGGAGAAGATTTCGTCGGTAATGACGGACGATGAGTTGTACACCATGTTGCAGGATCACTATCAAGGTGAAGCGCAGACGCTCGCAGCAGGAACGGAAGAAAACTTGCTTAAGTTGGCTGAACTGCGCGGTGATATGACGCCTGAACAGAAAGCACGTTGGCAAGAAATCACCGACGGTTATCAGCGTCAGCAAATGATGGGCGATTCAGAAGATCGTGCAGGCCAGGTTGTACAGCAACTCGCCATGTTGAACCAACACGTTGCGCGCTTTGGTAGCGACTCCCAAGGAGGGGAATAA
- a CDS encoding siderophore-interacting protein: protein MKKPNPVQLTVKASIAITPNMQRIVMHGEGLARFPANCEGGYIKLMFAPDGSTDLSSLPAGERPVMRTYTIRELDFSTHTITVDFVRHKVDDCGCGHAARWAINAKVGDTMTIAGPGTIQEINKEADWFFMVADMTALPALSVKIASLPQHAKGHAVIEVLSKDDIQPIQAPEGMQVDWLVKGVKTLAEQVQEKEWLDGDTAIWCACEFDSMRSLRQYFRNDRGVERDNIYISSYWKNGVTEEGHKVIKQKDAEAVA, encoded by the coding sequence ATGAAGAAACCGAACCCTGTTCAGCTTACTGTCAAAGCAAGCATAGCCATTACTCCAAACATGCAGCGTATTGTGATGCATGGCGAGGGACTAGCCCGCTTTCCTGCCAACTGCGAAGGCGGATATATCAAGTTAATGTTTGCGCCGGATGGCAGCACAGATCTGAGTTCACTTCCAGCGGGTGAAAGGCCTGTTATGCGCACCTACACTATCCGCGAGTTGGATTTCAGCACACACACGATCACAGTAGACTTTGTCCGCCATAAGGTTGATGACTGTGGCTGCGGCCATGCCGCTCGTTGGGCAATAAACGCCAAAGTTGGCGATACCATGACGATTGCTGGACCTGGCACCATTCAGGAAATCAACAAAGAAGCCGATTGGTTCTTTATGGTTGCTGATATGACTGCCCTTCCTGCGCTGTCTGTCAAAATTGCATCACTACCTCAACATGCAAAAGGCCATGCGGTGATTGAAGTACTTTCTAAAGACGACATTCAGCCGATCCAAGCCCCTGAAGGAATGCAAGTCGACTGGCTGGTTAAAGGCGTAAAAACACTGGCAGAGCAAGTCCAGGAAAAAGAATGGCTGGATGGCGACACCGCCATCTGGTGTGCTTGCGAATTCGATTCTATGCGCTCACTACGCCAATATTTCCGCAATGATCGAGGCGTAGAGCGAGACAATATTTATATCAGCAGCTATTGGAAAAACGGCGTGACTGAAGAAGGCCACAAAGTGATCAAGCAAAAAGATGCTGAAGCAGTTGCTTAA
- a CDS encoding DUF3015 family protein yields MKKIALFAVAAALVSGNVVAEEKKGINPWTQCGIGAMIFNDIPAAAGISNVIWDLGTTAVSSNISSQDTCEGSRVKAAMFIQDNFDQMMEDTSKGSGDYINAMLEMLEVEGESQQVVITSIRSNVGSQMAVEEVTPQSYYSAVMASL; encoded by the coding sequence ATGAAAAAAATCGCTTTATTCGCTGTAGCTGCCGCTTTGGTATCGGGTAATGTTGTTGCTGAGGAAAAAAAAGGTATTAACCCTTGGACGCAATGTGGTATCGGCGCAATGATCTTTAACGACATTCCTGCAGCTGCCGGTATTTCGAACGTTATCTGGGATTTAGGTACCACCGCAGTTTCTTCAAATATTTCTTCACAAGATACCTGTGAAGGCAGTCGTGTTAAGGCGGCGATGTTCATTCAGGACAATTTTGACCAAATGATGGAAGACACCTCGAAAGGTTCAGGTGATTACATTAATGCGATGCTTGAAATGCTGGAAGTTGAAGGTGAAAGTCAACAAGTGGTGATTACCTCTATTCGCAGCAATGTGGGAAGTCAAATGGCAGTAGAGGAAGTGACTCCTCAATCATACTACAGCGCGGTAATGGCTAGCCTGTAA
- a CDS encoding phospholipase D-like domain-containing protein, protein MNRQKWSAWLEASLEDYRLDDSERRTLQAELAESVLSDEDRSYLRNLSFKLVQKELANQGDAAALVRWLERVIKVLDNVINANSAQTATSWFSPGRTCASGIIEQLKLARKTIDICVFTIADNDLTKHILEAHKRGVDVRIVTDNDKMNDKGSDVEYLAEQGVAVKIDTTQYHMHHKFAIFDGCRLINGSFNWTRSASKYNQEDITLTDDRRFVAAFIRQFEQLWQKFPSHTPS, encoded by the coding sequence GTGAACCGACAAAAATGGTCGGCGTGGCTTGAAGCCTCGCTGGAAGATTATCGCCTCGACGACAGCGAGCGCAGAACCTTACAAGCTGAGTTAGCAGAGTCTGTGCTCAGTGATGAAGACAGATCTTACTTACGCAATCTGAGCTTCAAGCTGGTTCAGAAAGAACTTGCTAATCAGGGAGATGCGGCAGCATTGGTACGTTGGTTAGAACGCGTTATCAAGGTGCTGGATAATGTAATTAATGCGAATTCAGCACAAACCGCGACAAGCTGGTTTTCACCGGGACGAACCTGTGCGTCAGGCATCATCGAACAGTTGAAGTTAGCGAGAAAGACCATTGATATCTGCGTATTCACCATTGCGGACAACGACTTAACGAAACATATCCTTGAGGCGCACAAGCGTGGGGTGGACGTACGCATAGTCACTGACAACGACAAAATGAACGACAAAGGCAGCGATGTGGAGTATCTCGCAGAGCAGGGCGTTGCCGTCAAAATTGATACGACTCAGTACCATATGCACCATAAGTTTGCGATATTTGATGGGTGCCGTTTGATCAACGGCAGTTTCAACTGGACGCGAAGTGCCTCAAAATACAATCAGGAAGATATAACACTTACGGATGATCGCAGATTTGTCGCCGCGTTCATTCGACAGTTTGAACAGCTGTGGCAGAAATTCCCCAGCCACACGCCGTCATAA
- a CDS encoding DUF1449 domain-containing protein → MTVGEFLGVLMTFPTSVFFVPFVVFFLIMLVDLVFNVVEGFTADIDLFDLDNLPGSGLLLPQVLSKVPLMVALCVSFFVATVISFYASDIVKGFISGSMLLVANIISIPVVTYISLAISAWLLKPLAPLFDRKKTFAKVEFIGLKGRVHSNVVNRKKGEVVVLHEGNEFLLDAMLQDDSSIQYGDEVIIVYKDDASDRYVVAKKA, encoded by the coding sequence ATGACAGTTGGTGAATTTCTGGGTGTGTTGATGACGTTCCCTACAAGCGTGTTCTTTGTTCCGTTTGTGGTGTTCTTTCTCATTATGCTGGTCGATTTAGTCTTCAATGTAGTGGAGGGATTTACCGCGGATATAGATCTCTTCGATCTTGATAATCTGCCCGGTTCAGGCCTTCTCCTTCCGCAAGTCCTTTCAAAAGTTCCTCTAATGGTTGCTTTGTGCGTCTCGTTTTTCGTGGCAACCGTTATCTCGTTTTATGCATCAGATATCGTTAAAGGTTTTATTTCCGGCTCGATGCTCTTGGTTGCAAATATCATCTCTATTCCTGTTGTTACGTACATTTCTCTGGCGATATCAGCCTGGTTATTGAAGCCCTTGGCTCCATTATTCGACCGTAAAAAAACGTTTGCGAAGGTGGAATTTATTGGCTTAAAGGGCCGTGTTCATAGCAATGTCGTTAATAGGAAAAAAGGTGAAGTCGTCGTTTTGCATGAAGGAAATGAATTTCTACTTGATGCAATGCTGCAGGATGATAGTTCGATTCAATATGGAGATGAAGTGATCATTGTTTACAAAGATGATGCTTCAGACCGCTACGTCGTAGCAAAAAAAGCTTAA
- a CDS encoding Gfo/Idh/MocA family protein, with protein sequence MTDQVIRYGILGCGMMGQEHIRNIQLLENVEITVLAEPNAGMREKTQALVPTARTVEGLDELLEANDIDALVIATPNFQHAEQLLGIVSRCSLPILIEKPICTQIDDVARLVEAAKSHPAPIWVAMEYRYMPPITLLLDLLAQGEIGQRHLFSIREHRFPFLHKVDDWNRFNHKTGGTLVEKCCHFFDLMRLMANANPIRVFASGSQAVNHKDESYNGEAPDILDNAYVTVEFDNGTRASLELCMFAEGSRYQEEISVVGDKGKVECLVPGPGRFWPTDTLGEPPVAQVISSPRDPKGPKQMEVPVDPTLLEAGDHNGSTFYQHQKFQRAVLGEQDVEVSLEDGLKAVVIGLAAQEAIKLNQVVTLQDNGLSF encoded by the coding sequence ATGACAGATCAAGTAATTCGCTACGGCATCCTAGGCTGCGGCATGATGGGACAAGAGCACATTCGGAACATTCAACTTTTAGAGAATGTAGAAATCACCGTGCTTGCCGAACCTAACGCAGGAATGCGCGAAAAAACACAAGCGTTGGTGCCAACCGCCCGCACGGTTGAAGGTCTGGATGAATTACTTGAAGCAAACGATATCGATGCCCTCGTTATTGCGACCCCTAACTTCCAGCATGCCGAGCAATTGCTAGGCATCGTGAGCCGCTGCTCACTGCCGATCTTGATTGAGAAACCCATTTGTACGCAGATTGATGATGTGGCGCGTTTGGTTGAAGCCGCCAAATCCCACCCGGCACCGATTTGGGTTGCGATGGAATATCGCTACATGCCCCCTATCACCTTATTACTCGATTTGCTGGCACAAGGCGAGATTGGCCAGCGCCATCTGTTTTCAATTCGCGAGCACCGCTTTCCTTTCCTGCATAAAGTGGATGATTGGAACCGTTTCAACCACAAAACCGGCGGTACACTGGTAGAGAAATGTTGCCACTTCTTTGATTTGATGAGACTGATGGCCAACGCTAACCCTATTCGAGTCTTTGCTTCCGGCAGTCAAGCCGTCAACCATAAAGACGAATCTTATAACGGCGAAGCACCGGACATCCTCGACAATGCTTATGTCACCGTAGAATTCGACAACGGCACCCGCGCCAGCTTGGAGCTTTGCATGTTCGCTGAGGGCTCGCGCTACCAAGAAGAGATCAGTGTTGTCGGCGACAAAGGCAAGGTGGAATGTCTGGTTCCCGGCCCCGGCCGCTTCTGGCCGACAGACACCCTTGGCGAACCCCCCGTCGCCCAAGTCATTTCCAGCCCCCGCGATCCAAAGGGACCAAAACAAATGGAAGTGCCTGTAGATCCTACGCTTCTCGAAGCTGGTGACCATAACGGCTCCACTTTCTATCAACATCAGAAATTCCAACGTGCCGTGTTAGGTGAGCAAGATGTAGAAGTGTCATTGGAAGATGGCTTGAAAGCCGTGGTAATCGGGCTTGCAGCGCAAGAGGCTATAAAGCTGAATCAGGTCGTGACCTTGCAAGATAATGGCCTGAGCTTTTAG
- a CDS encoding GntR family transcriptional regulator — MSESTRLPLFIQISELLRREISAGYWLPGERLPTEAELAKKLGVAVGTLRKALNELEQNGLLERIQGSGTYVKNTPDNSAVYHFFRLELKSGGGLPNADFLSVEQHTNTYVASLLGLESNAQLWRFRRLRKLDQQPAAMEEIWISGEHKDDIAPDDLVESLYVYYREKLGFWISKVQDSITVDHVPDWKHQDFKPEIGSACGYIERLSWSNRDRIEEVSFTWYDPVNVRYAARWT, encoded by the coding sequence ATGAGTGAATCAACACGATTACCCTTGTTCATCCAGATAAGTGAGTTGTTGCGCAGAGAAATCTCGGCAGGTTATTGGTTGCCGGGAGAGAGGCTGCCTACTGAAGCGGAACTGGCAAAAAAGCTGGGTGTTGCTGTCGGTACGCTGCGCAAAGCATTAAACGAGCTTGAACAGAATGGATTGCTGGAAAGGATTCAGGGCTCCGGCACTTACGTGAAAAACACGCCGGATAATTCCGCGGTGTATCACTTTTTCCGCCTAGAACTGAAATCCGGTGGCGGCTTGCCAAACGCCGACTTTCTGAGCGTGGAGCAACACACCAATACTTATGTAGCTTCTTTGTTGGGGCTGGAATCAAACGCGCAACTATGGCGTTTCCGCCGCTTGAGAAAACTCGACCAACAACCTGCTGCAATGGAAGAGATTTGGATCAGCGGAGAGCACAAAGACGATATCGCCCCAGACGATCTCGTGGAATCACTGTATGTGTATTACCGCGAAAAACTTGGCTTTTGGATTTCAAAGGTGCAGGACAGCATCACAGTCGATCACGTGCCGGACTGGAAGCACCAAGACTTTAAACCCGAGATTGGCTCTGCATGTGGCTATATCGAGCGCTTGAGCTGGTCAAACCGGGATCGTATCGAAGAGGTTTCTTTCACTTGGTATGACCCGGTAAACGTGCGCTATGCAGCGCGATGGACATAA
- a CDS encoding toxic anion resistance protein gives MTELTNSQNQPVVIEVTPEVIEIADRFDPFDTVATITFGKDALEKITAFSDEVLDQVRVRDSGEAGDILHAMVSSMDSAEFDSLGKGSFLSKLPLIGEMFDSFKKFSASFDSVKSQLEQLSDRLEAQEVKLAHDITQLDTLYDHNLDLLKGLEQYIAAGRYKLNELNEKVLPELLQQSEQSGDALDAQKYRDASQAVARLEKRVHNLELTRLAAIQTAPQIRLSQEGNKMLMEDIQDIVHNTFPLWKRQFLIAISNYEKEKALKVTRAVKDYTNKQYVQNAEKLKVLEEQIAENYQRGILDLDSLETVNKLTIETLNNTLSRVKEGRAQREQAQQVIENAELELKKALEQTLES, from the coding sequence ATGACTGAATTGACCAATTCCCAAAATCAGCCAGTTGTAATCGAAGTAACACCAGAGGTAATTGAAATTGCCGACCGCTTCGACCCGTTTGATACGGTTGCCACCATCACATTTGGTAAAGATGCTTTAGAGAAAATCACAGCGTTTTCCGATGAAGTTCTGGATCAGGTTCGTGTTCGTGATAGCGGAGAGGCGGGTGACATCCTTCATGCCATGGTGTCTTCCATGGACAGTGCCGAGTTCGATAGCCTTGGGAAAGGCAGTTTCCTATCAAAGCTTCCGCTCATTGGTGAAATGTTTGATTCGTTTAAGAAGTTTTCCGCTAGCTTTGATTCAGTGAAAAGCCAATTAGAGCAACTCTCTGATCGTCTTGAAGCGCAGGAAGTTAAGTTGGCGCACGATATCACCCAACTTGATACCTTGTACGACCATAACCTTGATCTCCTGAAAGGGCTAGAGCAATACATTGCTGCTGGACGCTACAAGCTCAACGAGTTGAATGAAAAGGTATTGCCTGAACTGCTACAACAATCAGAGCAGAGCGGAGATGCGCTCGATGCACAGAAATACCGTGATGCATCACAAGCCGTTGCTCGTTTAGAAAAGCGTGTGCACAACTTGGAACTAACGCGCCTAGCAGCCATTCAAACTGCACCTCAAATCCGCCTTTCGCAGGAAGGCAATAAAATGCTGATGGAAGATATCCAAGATATCGTTCATAACACTTTCCCACTTTGGAAGCGCCAGTTCCTTATTGCTATTTCAAACTATGAGAAAGAGAAGGCGCTTAAAGTTACACGTGCCGTCAAGGACTACACCAACAAGCAATATGTTCAGAACGCGGAAAAGTTGAAAGTGTTGGAAGAGCAAATCGCAGAAAACTATCAACGCGGTATTCTGGATTTGGATTCACTCGAAACGGTGAACAAGCTGACAATCGAAACCCTGAACAATACTCTTTCGCGAGTGAAAGAGGGTAGAGCGCAGCGTGAGCAGGCTCAACAGGTGATTGAGAACGCCGAACTGGAATTGAAAAAAGCGCTGGAACAGACCTTAGAAAGCTAA